GGCGCCCTGCCACCCGATGAGCACACCCGCCGGGAGGGCCTGCGCCGCCCGCTCGCCACCGGCCGCCGGCGTCACCGGGTCGGCCGCCGACGTCAGCACCACGATCGGGGGAGCGCCGACGAGCTTCGGCACCGTCGCCGGCTGCGGCACCGGGAACGGGCCGCAGGTGAGCAGCTTGCGGGCGAAGTAGGCGCCGAACAGCGGGTGCTTGCCGCGCCAGTCCTCGGTCAACCCCGCCACCCGCTCGGGCGGGATGCGCGTCGTGGTGTCGTTGCAGCCCGTGACGATGCCCGCGTCCAGCCACGGCGGGTTGTCGTCCGAGTCCAGCAGCAGCGGTTCGACGAACGACGTGAGCTTCGTTCCGTCACCGCCCTCCGCCGCCACCAGCGCGTCGGCCAGCGCGGGCCACCGCGGGCGGTCCGCGAGGCCCGCCAGCACGGCCACCGTCGCCGTGCCCGGCGTCAGGTCGACGTCCTCACCGCGGATCGGGGCGGTGCGCAACGTCCCCAGCAGGGCCTTGAACCGGTCCGTCGCCGCCGCGCCCAGCGGGCAGCCGCGCACCGCGCAGTCGGCCTGGAACGCGGCGAACGCCGCCTCCGCCGCCACCGCGCGCGCCTCGGTCACGCCCTGCACGTCCAGCGTCGGGTCCGGTGCGCCGTCGAACACCATCCGGCCGATCCGGTCCGGGAAGCGGCTCGCGTACAGGGTCAGCACCTTCGAGCCGTCGCCCACCCCGATCGCGTTGAGGTGGGGCACGCCCAACGCCTCGCGCAGCTGCTCCAGGTCGGCGGAGGCGCGCCACGAGTCGACCGCCGGCAGCCGGTTCTCCAGGTCGAGCACGCATTCCTGGCTGGCCCGGCCGACGGCCTCCAGCAGGTCGTCCTGCGTCTCCTCGGCCGGGTCGGACTCGACGATCCCGGCGCGCGCGACGTCCGGCACGCACTGCACCCCGTCGGACTGCCCGGTGCCGCGCCGGTCCACCCCGATCAGGGTGAAGGTGCTCAGCACGTCCGCGGGCAGCGACGCGGCCAACCGCGCCGCCTTGAGGCTCCCCGGCTCGCCGTCCGCGTCACCCACCACCACGAGCGGGCTGCCCCCGGTGCCGACGCGCAGCAACCCGAGGCCGAGACTGCCCCGGCCGGGCCGGCTCGGCGCGTCCAGCCGCACGGTCAGCTGGGCGCACTCGTACTCCCGGTTGCCGGCGGGGGCCGTGTCACCCATCCGGTCGAGGATCGAGTCCGTGCAGCCGCTCCACGACAGACCGACCTCGTCGCCCTCCGCCAGCGGCGGCACCTCACGGGGGCCGGACGGCACCACGACGGGCGGCTGGTCGCCGCCGTCGCCGTGCACGGCGATCACCGGACGGGTCGACGGGCCCGCGCTGCACGCGGCCAGCGCGCTCAAAGCCACCAGCATCAAGGCGGCGTGACGCCGACGCGGCACAGCGGTCCCTCGCTCTCTCCCAACAGCGTTGGCCCAGCCTCACACAGTCCAGGTGAGACTTCGGTGAGCGGGGAGTGTCGGTGATGTCCGGCAGAATGAAAGCAGGGGACCCCCTGGCGGGGACCTCTGCGCAGCGTGCGACGGGTTCGCGGCGGCGCGTGGGCGGAGTGCGTGCGCGGCGGGGTGCGTGCGCGGCGGGGTGCGTGCGGAATGGGGGCGGCCGGCGGCTGGGCGCGGTGGCGGTGAGCCGCGGCGGTGAGCGTGCGCGCCGTCACGGCACGAGCGGTGAGACGTGGGTCACCGGGGCCGGTCGGCGTGCGGTTCGCGGCGGTACCGGCGTGCAGGATGTACCCGTGGTGATGGTGCACGTCGAAGGTCTCCCGGAACGCGGCCACGGCCGGTGGGCCACCCCGCTCACGGCGGCGGCCCGGGCGTACGGGGCCATACCTCCGCCGGCGCTGGTCCTGCTCGGCATCGTGAGCGTGCAGGTGGGCGCGGCCGTCGCGAAGCAGCTGTTCGCCACCGCCGGGGCCGCGGGCACGGTGACGTTGCGGCTGGTGCTGGCCGCGGCGGTGCTGCTGCTCATCTGGCGGCCCTCGCTGCGGGTGGACGCCCGGACGTGGCTCGTCGTCGCCGGCTACGGCCTGGTGCTGGGCGCGATGAACCTCACCTTCTACCAGGCGATCAAGCACATCCCGCTGGGCGCGGCCGTCACGATCGAGTTCCTCGGGCCGCTGGCGGTGGCCGTGCTCGGCTCCCGGCGCTGGCTGGACGGCGCGTGGGCGCTGCTCGCGGCGGCCGGCGTGCTGCTGCTGACCAGGGTGGACGGTGGCCTCGCGCTGCCCGGCGTGCTGTTCGCGCTGTGCGCGGCGGCGTGCTGGGCCGGGTACATCCTGATGGCCGCGGCCCTGGGCAGCCGGACCTCCGACGGCGGCGGGCTCGCGCTGGCGATGGTGTTCGGCGCGGTGCTCGCGCTGCCGTTCGGCGTGGCCGAGGCGGGCACGGCGCTGCTCGACCCGGCGGTGCTGGTCGTGGGTGGCGCGGTGGCGCTGCTGTCGTCGGTGGTGCCCTACTCGCTGGAGCTGGAGGCGCTGCGCCGCATCCCGCCGCGCGTGTTCGGCATCCTGATGAGCCTCGAACCGGCGGTCGCCGCGCTGGCCGGTCTGGTGGTGCTCCACGAGGCCCTGCACCCGGCGCAGTGGGCCGCGGTGTTCTGCGTCGTCCTGGCCTCGGTCGGGGCGACCCGCACGGCGAGACCGGAGGGGTAGCCGCGGTGTCGGGCGGCGGTCAGGACCTCTCGGGCGGGGAACCGGGTGGCGGTGCCGGTTGCTCGACGCCCAGCGTGCCGTCGAGCAGCTCGCCGCCGCGCTTCTCGAACTCCGCCGCGTAGGCGGCCGAGTACCGCCGGTACGTGGCGAGCACGTCGCCGCCCGCCGCCACCTCGGCCCGGAACTCGTCGCGCATCAACCGCACGGCGTTCACGTCGTTGCGGCGCTTGCGGCTGTGCAGGTACGGCTTGAACGTCACGTTCAGCCCGCCCACCACGGCCGCCGCGAGCAGCAGCACCTTGCCGAGCACCGTCTCCGACGAGGTGAACCCCACCGCCAGCACGGCGGGCACCAGGATGAGCACGACCGTGTAGGCCATGCCGGTGCTGCGGTGCACCACCCGCCACAGCGACAGCCGCCGGCAGTCGCGCAGCATCCGGTCGTCCAGTTCCTGGACCAGCTCCTCCACGTCCCCCACGACCGAGCAGGCTACGCGGGCCGCACCTCGCCGCGCAGGACCGACTCCACGTCGTAGCGGGCGGGCTGCTCCAGCTGGTCGTAGCCGCACGAGGCGGGGTCGCGGTCGGGTCGCCAGCGGCGGAACTGGCCGTTGTGCCGCAGCCGGGCAGGCGCCGCGCCCTCGGTCTGCGAGTAGGCGATCTCCAGCACCCGCTCCGGGCGCAGCGGCACCCACTCGGCGTGCTTGCCGCGCCACCGGTTGATCTCGCCGGGCAGCCGGCGGCCGTCCGGCTCCACCAGCCACGGGTGGTCCCCGGACGTGATCAGCGGCGCGAACTCCTCGGCCAGCTCGCGCCGTTCGGCGGCCTTGAACGAGCCGACGACGCCCACGTGGTGCAGCACGCCCCGCTCGTCGTGCAGGCCCAGCAGCAGCGAGCCGACGGCGGTGCCGGGCTCGGTGTCCTTGTGCCAGCGCAGGCCCGCGACGACGCAGTCGGCGGTGCGCTGGTGCTTCACCTTCACCATGACGCGCTTGCCCGGCTCGTACGCCGCGCCGGCGGGCTTGCCGATCACGCCGTCCAGGCCCGCGCCCTCGAACAGCTCGAACCACTGCCCGGCCAGCGACGCGTCGGCCGTCGCGGGCGTCAGGTACAGCCCGTCACCAGGCGTGACCAGGGCTTCGAGGCGTGCCCGGCGCGCGGTCGTCGGCTCCTCCAGCAGCACGTCGTCGCCGAGCGCGAGCAGGTCGAACGCCACGAACCCGGCGGGCGTCCGCTCGGACAGCAGGGCGATGCGGCTGGCGGCCGGGTGGATGCGCTCGGACAGCGCGTCGAAGTCGAGCTTGCCGTCCTTGGCGACGACCAGCTCGCCGTCCAGCACCACCCTGGGTGGCAGGGTGCGCCGCAGCGCCGCCTCCGCCTCGGGGAAGTAGCGGTTGAGCGGCTTGCCGCTGCGCGACTGGAGGAACACCTCGTCCCCGTCGCGGAACACCAGGACGCGGTAGCCGTCGAACTTGGGCTCGAACAGCAGGTCGGAGCCGGTGGGGATCGTGTCCGCGGTGTTGGCCAGCATCGGCTGCACGGGAGGGGTCAGCGGGAGCGCCACGCGGTCATCCTGCCCCGCCGACCCGGTCGGCGCACCCGGTTCGACGGGGACGGTTCGACGGGGACGGGTCCGGCGCGGTCCCGGTCCGGGTCACGCGCGGCGGTAGCGCAGCAGCAGCGCGCTGTCGGCGTGCAGCACCGACGCCAGCTCCAGCGACCGGGGCGCCTCCGGCAGCGGGCCGTGCGCGATGCGCCCCGCGTCGCCGCCGACGAGCAGCGGCGAGAACGTCACGCACAGCACGTCCACCAGGTCCGCCGCGATCAGCGAGCCGAACAGGCCGGGCCCGCCCTCGCAGTCGACGCGGCGCAGGCCCCGCTCGTCCAGCGCCCGCAGCGCCGCCGCCGGGTCCACCGACCCGTCGCCCGCGACCACCACGTCCGCGCCCGCGTCGGCCAGCGCGTCGCGCCGTTCCCGGGGCGCGGACCCGGCGGTCAGCACGATCGTCGGCACGGCGGTGTCCGCGACCAGCGGCGACGACGGCTCGATCGAGCACCGCGCGGTGACCACCGCGATCGGCGGCACGGGCGAGAGCCCCAGCCGGGACCGCCGCTCGGCGCGTACCTCCGTCGCCCTCACCCCGCGGTAGCCCTCCGCGCGGGCCGTCCCGGCGCCCACCAGCACCACGTCGCACAGGTCGCGGCCCAGCGCGAACACCTTCTTGTCGGCGGCGTTGCCCAACCCGCCGGACCGCCCGTCGACGGACACCGCCCCGTCCACGCTGGACACGAAGTTGACCTGCACGAACGGCCGGTCGAGGTCGTCCGGGTAGGCGTAGAGCCGCTCCAGGTCCGCGTCGGTGATCCCGTCCCCGCGTGGTGGCCACAACATCCGCACCACCACATCCCAGCACGCCGTTAGGCTTCGGGCATGTCCGCCCCACCGCGCCTGTCCGACCGCACCCCGCACGTCGAGGCGGACGAGCTGGTCGGGGCGATGGTCCCGCCGCCGAGGTTCGGCGGCGTGCGGTTCGACACCTACCTCCCCAACCCCGACGAGCCCAGCCAGGCCGCGGCCGTCACCGCGTGCCGGGAGTTCGCCGAACGGGTCTCCGGGGGAGGCGACCGGGGGTGGCTCGGGTCGCTGTTCAAGCGGTCGCAGCCGGACGACGCCAAGCCCGGCCTCTACCTCGACGGCGGTTTCGGCGTCGGCAAGACCCACCTGCTGGCCTCGATCTGGCACGCCGTGCCCGGCCCCAAGGCGTACGGCACGTTCGTCGAGCTGACCAACCTCGTCGGCGCGCTCGGGTTCCCGGAGACCGTCGCCCGGCTGTCCGGGCACCGGCTGCTCGCGATCGACGAGTTCGAGCTGGACGACCCGGGCGACACGATGCTGGTGACCCGCCTGATCAAGGAGCTGACCGCGGCGGGCGTGTCGATCGCCGCCACGTCCAACACGCTGCCGGACAAGCTCGGCGAGGGCCGGTTCGCCGCCGCCGACTTCCTGCGCGAGATCCAGTCCATGTCGGCGAGGTTCACCGTGGTCCGGGTCGACGGCCCCGACTACCGGCACCGCGGCCTGCCCGACGCGCCGCCCCCGATGAGCGACGACGACCTGGTCGCCAAGTCCGAGGGCACCCCCGGCAGCACGCTCGACGACTTCGCCGACCTGTGCGCGGCGCTGGCGAAGATCCACCCGTCGAGCTACGGCCGGCTCGTCGACGGCGTCACCGCCGTGCACCTGCGGGGCGTGCGGCCCGCGCCCGACCAGGCCGTCGCGCTGCGCCTCGTCGCGCTCGGCGATCGCCTCTACGACCGCGACATCCCGGTGGCCGTCTCCGGTGAGCCGCTCTCCGAGCTGTTCACCGCCGAGATGCTGCGCGGCGGGTACCGGAAGAAGTACCTGCGGGCGGTGTCGCGGCTCGTCGCCCTGTCCCGTTGATCACCATCCCTGACCAGGGTCGATAGCCCGAACGGGGAGGATCGCGGACTCCGTTCGGGGCCGGTTTTGCGGGGTTCGCGCCGGGTATCCGGTGCTGGTGATGAGCGAAGCGGAACGCCGCACCCTCAGCGAGATCGAGTCCAGACTGATGGTCGAGGAGCCGGCCCTGGCCACGGCCCTCGTCGCCGGGAAAGCCCGGCACCCCGTGCTCAGCCACGCCCTCGTGGCCGTGTTCGCCGGCCTGGGCGTGCTGCTGCTGACCCTCGGGTCCTTCGGCCCGGCGCTGGCGTCGCTCGGCTTCGGCGCGCTGCTGCTGCTCATGAAGGGCTACAGCTGGCGGTAGCGCGCACCAGACACCGACACCGACACCGGTCCTGACCGCCGCGGCGGCGCTCATCCCGCGCGCGGCCGGTCACGACCCGGACCCGTTTCACCCCGAACCCGGAAACCGGCTGGCCACCGGGACCGTCCATCACCCACCATGCCGTCGTGGGATTCCTGGACGCCAACGGCCTCGCCTTCCGCCTGCCCGACGGCCGCGAGCTGTTCCGCGACGTGTCGTTCAAGGTGGGCGGCACCGACGTGGTCGCCCTCGTGGGCGCGAACGGCGTGGGCAAGACGACCCTGCTGCGCATCCTGTCCGGTGAACTGGACCCGACGGCGGGCAGCGTCCGCGTGCAGGGCGGCCTCGGGGTCATGCCCCAGTTCGTCGGCTCCGTGCGCGACGCCTCCCTGGTGCGCGACCTGCTGCTGGCGGCCTCCCCGGCGCCGCTGCGGGCCGCCGCCGCCGAACTGGACGCCGTCGAGCTGGCCATGATGGAGACCGACGACGAGCCCACCCAGATGCGCTACGCCGACGCGCTCACCGCGTGGGGCGAGGTCGGCGGCTACGACGCCGAGGTGCTGTGGGACACGGTGACGGTCGCCGCGCTGGGCGTGCCGTTCGACCGCGCGCGCTTCCGCGAGGTCCGCACCCTCTCCGGTGGCGAGCAGAAGCGGCTGGTGCTGGAGGCGCTGCTGCGCGGCCCCGAGCAGGTGCTGCTGCTGGACGAGCCGGACAACTACCTCGACGTGCCGGGCAAGCGGTGGCTGGAGGAGCGGCTGCGGTCCGCCGGGAAGGCCGTGCTGCTGGTCAGCCACGACCGGGAGCTGCTGAACGTCGCCGCGACGCAGGTCGTGACCGTCGAGGCGCACTCGGCGTGGACGCACGCCGGGTCGTTCGGCACGTGGCACGCCGCCCGCACCGCCCGGATCGCCCGCCTCGCCGAGCAGCACCGCCGGTGGGACGAGGAGCACGAGCGGCTGCGCGACCTCGTCCGCACCCTCCAGGTGCAGGCGAGGATCAGCGAGGTCATGGCCGCGAAGTACCGCGTGCAGAAGGCGAAGCTGGAGCGGTTCGAGGAGGCCGGGCCGCCGCCCGAGCTGCCCGCGGACGAGAAGGTCGCGCCCCGGCTGCGCGGCGGGCGCACCGCCGTGCGCGCCATCACGTGCGAGGACCTGGAGCTGACCGGCCTGATGAAGCCGTTCTCCACCGAGGTGTTCTTCGCCGACCGGGTGGCCGTGCTCGGGTCGAACGGGTCGGGCAAGAGCCACTTCCTGCGACTGCTCGGCGGCGGCGACGTCGCGCACACCGGCGTGTTCCGGCTGGGCGCGCGCGTGGTGCCCGGCCTGTTCGCGCAGACCCACCAGCACCCGGAGTGGATCGGCCGCACCCTCGTCGACGTGCTGTGGCACGGCGAGGGCGGGCGCAAGGGCCTCGACCGGGGCGCCGCGATGGCCGTGCTCAGCCGGTACGGGCTGGGCAAGCAGGGCGACCAGCGGTTCGAGACGCTGTCCGGCGGTCAGCAGGCGCGGTTCCAGGTGCTGCTGCTGGAGCTGTCCGGCGCGACCCTGCTGCTGCTCGACGAGCCGACCGACAACCTCGACCTGAACTCGGCCGAGGCGCTCCAGAACGCCCTGGAGGAGTTCACGGGCACCGTCGTGGCCGTCACCCACGACCGCTGGTTCGCCCGCACCTTCGACCGCTTCCTCCTGTTCCGCTCGGACGGCGAGGTGGTGGAGGTCGACGAACCGGTCTGGGACGAAGCCCGCGTGGCCAGGACCCGCTGACCGGGAGTCCAACCCCCAGGTCGCGAGAGTCCAACCCCCGGGAGCCGTGAGTTCTACGTTCAGGACCCCTCGCTGACCGGCGGGACCAGCCGATCGTGGACCTCGGGGCGCCCGAACGTAGAACTCTCGCGACCTGGGTGTTGGACTCTCGGGGTGTGCGCCGTCCGGGGCTAGCGGGAGCGCAGCTCCACCAGGACGTGCGGCACCTCGTCGAGCAGCTCGCGGGCCAGCATCCCGGTCAGGCCGGTGCGCGGCACGAGCCGCTGACCGGCCATGGCGTGCACGTGCCCGGCCCAGCAGGTCGCGCGGGCCAGGTCGTCGTCGCGCGCCAGCAGGCCGCCGACCAGGCCCGCGAGCACGTCACCGCTGCCCGAGGTGCCCAGTCCGACGTGCCCGGTGGCGTCCTGCCACACCCGGCCGTCCGGTGCGGCCACCACGCCCATCAGGTTGACCACGGCGTCGTGCCGGTCGGCGATGGCCACCGCCGCCTTCACGTGGTCGTCCACGTCCTCGCCGCCCAGCAGGTACTTCGCCTCCACGGTGTTCGGCGTGAGCACCATCCGGCCGCGCACCGGGTCGCCCAGCTCGGGGTGCGTGCCCAGCGCGCCCAGCGCGAACGCGTCGAGCACCACCGGCCCCCGCGCGGCCGGCAGCAGGCGCTCCAGCAGGGCCGCCGTCTCGTCCGGGTCGACCAGGCCGGGCCCGACGACCAGCGACGCGGCGTCGCCCACGAGGTCGCCCAGCACGTCGGCGGCCTCCCGCGACACCGCCCCCGAGCCGGTCTCCGGCAGGCCCACGACCATCGCCTCCGGCACGGCCAGGCCCAGGCCGGAGGCGTGCCGGTCGGCGGTGGCCAGCTGGAGGGTGCCCGCGCCGGTGCGCAGCGCCGCGATGCCGCTCAGCAGCACCGCCCCCGGCACCCGCCGCGACCCGCCGACGACCAGGACGGTGCCGTGGTCCTCGCGGTCGGGAAGCCACTCCCGCAGCAGCGCGGACGTGATGGGTTCAGGCCGATCGGGTGGTGGCATCCTCGGTCTCCGTGGGCTCGGCTCCGTGCTCGACCAGGTGGTCGGCGTCGAACTCCCTCTCCAGTACCCACGCGCCGTCCTCCCGATGCCACGAGGTGAGCGACCCGTTCGGCACGGTGGAGTTGTGCGCGTACGCCAGCATGTCCCGCTCCGGCACGCACTCCAGCAGGTAGCGCAGCAGGAACGGGGTGATCTCGTGCGCGAACAGCAGCACCCGCGCGCCGTCCAGGTCGCGCAGCAGCGACCGCAGCCGCAGCGCCACGTCCGCCCACGACTCGCCGCCCGGCGGCCGGTAGTAGAACTTGCCCAGCCTGCGCCTGCGCACCACCTCGTCGGGGTAGCGCGCGGCGACGCCGTGCGTGGTCAGCAGGTCCAGCACGCCCAGTTCGCGGTCGCGCAGCCGTTCGTCGACGAGCATCCTGGGGTGCCCGCGCAGGGCGTGCGCCGCGGTGTCGACGGCCCGCCGGTAGGGCGAGGCCACCACCACGTCCGGCCACTGCTCGCGCGGCATCGCGGCGAACCAGCGGCCGAGCGCCCGGCCCTGCCGCTCGCCCTCCTCCGACAGCGGCACGTCCGCGTCGCGCTGCCTGATGTCGATGACCTCGTGCCCGCCGGACTCGGCCACCTCGCGGGCCACGTTGCCGGTGCTCTCGCCGTGCCTGATCACTCCGATCCAGTCCACCCGCACGAACTTAGCCCTCCCGGGCGCGGCGGGCACTCCGACGAGGGAGTCACTCCGGTGAGAGGTCGTCCCGGCGCGGGGGTCACCCGATCTCGGCCGGCAACCGACCGGACTTGACGGCGCGCACCAGCTCCTCGTGGTCGGCGCACGTCCGGTCGGCGTAGTCCAGGGCGTAGCGGGCGATGGCGTCGTCCAGGCCGTCGCCGCCCGCGCAGTACCCGGCCAGCAACCTCGGGTCGAGCGAGCGGCTGTGCGCGCGGGCCAGCAGCGCGCCCGCCAGCCGGCCGTAGTCGTCCAGGTCCTCGCGCTTGAGGGTGGTCGCGTCGATCTCGCCCTTGCGGTTGCGGAACTGCCGCACGATGTAGGGCCTGCCCTCGATGGTGGTCCAGCCGAGCAGGATGTCGGTCTCGGCCTGCACGAGCCGCGCGCCGTGCACGATCCGCTTGCCCTCGTGCCTGACCGGCGCGGTGTTCAGGAAGGGCGCCAGCGCGGACGGCCGGGCCTCCTTGGCCTGGAGCACCAGCGCCTCGTCGCCGTTGCCGTGCAGCAGCACGAGGTAGTTGCGCAGGCCGACGCTGCCCGTGCCGACCACGCGGAACGCCACGTCGGACACGCCGTAGCGCATGATCAGGTTGTAGCGGGACTCGCGCAGGGTGTCCACGTAGGACGGCAGCGCGTCGACCACGGCCCGCGCGGTGCCCGGCGTGACGCGGGTCAGCACGGGCGGGTCCGCGATGAACCGCCAGTGCTCGCCCTCCCGGCGGGTCCACTTCGCGGCGACCCGGGCGCTGGTGTTCCTGCGCGCCTTGGACGCGGCCTTGGTGAAGTGGTCGAGCAGGTCGTCGGCCTTGGTGCTGGACAGCGCCGACTCGTCGCCCAGGGCGCTCCACGACTCCAGGAACGGCATGGCGGCCAGGCGCCGCAGGGCGCTGCGGTAGGCGTTGACGGCGTCCTCGGCGGCGTCGCGACAGCCCTTCTCCGACACGCCGCCCTCGCGGCCCGCCAGCACCAGCGACGTCGCCAGCCGCTTGAGGTCCCACTCCCACGGGCCGGGCAGCGTCTCGTCGAAGTCGTTGACGTCCATGACGATCGTGCCCTCGGGCGTGCCGTAGAGCCCGAAGTTCGCCGCGTGCGCGTCCCCGCACAGCTGCGCGTCCAGCCCCGTGCGGGCGCCGGCCACGAGGTCGCCCGCCATCAGGCCCGCGCTGCCCCGGAAGAACGCGAACGGCGAGGCGAGCATGCGGCCGACCCGCAGCGGCACCAGCTCGGGCAGCC
This region of Saccharothrix longispora genomic DNA includes:
- a CDS encoding histidine phosphatase family protein; its protein translation is MDWIGVIRHGESTGNVAREVAESGGHEVIDIRQRDADVPLSEEGERQGRALGRWFAAMPREQWPDVVVASPYRRAVDTAAHALRGHPRMLVDERLRDRELGVLDLLTTHGVAARYPDEVVRRRRLGKFYYRPPGGESWADVALRLRSLLRDLDGARVLLFAHEITPFLLRYLLECVPERDMLAYAHNSTVPNGSLTSWHREDGAWVLEREFDADHLVEHGAEPTETEDATTRSA
- a CDS encoding ATP-dependent DNA ligase, with product MALPLTPPVQPMLANTADTIPTGSDLLFEPKFDGYRVLVFRDGDEVFLQSRSGKPLNRYFPEAEAALRRTLPPRVVLDGELVVAKDGKLDFDALSERIHPAASRIALLSERTPAGFVAFDLLALGDDVLLEEPTTARRARLEALVTPGDGLYLTPATADASLAGQWFELFEGAGLDGVIGKPAGAAYEPGKRVMVKVKHQRTADCVVAGLRWHKDTEPGTAVGSLLLGLHDERGVLHHVGVVGSFKAAERRELAEEFAPLITSGDHPWLVEPDGRRLPGEINRWRGKHAEWVPLRPERVLEIAYSQTEGAAPARLRHNGQFRRWRPDRDPASCGYDQLEQPARYDVESVLRGEVRPA
- a CDS encoding NAD(P)H-hydrate dehydratase: MPPPDRPEPITSALLREWLPDREDHGTVLVVGGSRRVPGAVLLSGIAALRTGAGTLQLATADRHASGLGLAVPEAMVVGLPETGSGAVSREAADVLGDLVGDAASLVVGPGLVDPDETAALLERLLPAARGPVVLDAFALGALGTHPELGDPVRGRMVLTPNTVEAKYLLGGEDVDDHVKAAVAIADRHDAVVNLMGVVAAPDGRVWQDATGHVGLGTSGSGDVLAGLVGGLLARDDDLARATCWAGHVHAMAGQRLVPRTGLTGMLARELLDEVPHVLVELRSR
- a CDS encoding DUF2252 domain-containing protein, which translates into the protein MGERKRAEAAQALGRWVEPEEVLARGRELRAAVGHEAHREVLLAHDRPSVVEFVDASNEGRLPELVPLRVGRMLASPFAFFRGSAGLMAGDLVAGARTGLDAQLCGDAHAANFGLYGTPEGTIVMDVNDFDETLPGPWEWDLKRLATSLVLAGREGGVSEKGCRDAAEDAVNAYRSALRRLAAMPFLESWSALGDESALSSTKADDLLDHFTKAASKARRNTSARVAAKWTRREGEHWRFIADPPVLTRVTPGTARAVVDALPSYVDTLRESRYNLIMRYGVSDVAFRVVGTGSVGLRNYLVLLHGNGDEALVLQAKEARPSALAPFLNTAPVRHEGKRIVHGARLVQAETDILLGWTTIEGRPYIVRQFRNRKGEIDATTLKREDLDDYGRLAGALLARAHSRSLDPRLLAGYCAGGDGLDDAIARYALDYADRTCADHEELVRAVKSGRLPAEIG
- a CDS encoding alpha/beta hydrolase; the encoded protein is MLVALSALAACSAGPSTRPVIAVHGDGGDQPPVVVPSGPREVPPLAEGDEVGLSWSGCTDSILDRMGDTAPAGNREYECAQLTVRLDAPSRPGRGSLGLGLLRVGTGGSPLVVVGDADGEPGSLKAARLAASLPADVLSTFTLIGVDRRGTGQSDGVQCVPDVARAGIVESDPAEETQDDLLEAVGRASQECVLDLENRLPAVDSWRASADLEQLREALGVPHLNAIGVGDGSKVLTLYASRFPDRIGRMVFDGAPDPTLDVQGVTEARAVAAEAAFAAFQADCAVRGCPLGAAATDRFKALLGTLRTAPIRGEDVDLTPGTATVAVLAGLADRPRWPALADALVAAEGGDGTKLTSFVEPLLLDSDDNPPWLDAGIVTGCNDTTTRIPPERVAGLTEDWRGKHPLFGAYFARKLLTCGPFPVPQPATVPKLVGAPPIVVLTSAADPVTPAAGGERAAQALPAGVLIGWQGAGHGALGNSSCATTAARDFLVDAKVPTSGTVCPP
- a CDS encoding EamA family transporter translates to MVHVEGLPERGHGRWATPLTAAARAYGAIPPPALVLLGIVSVQVGAAVAKQLFATAGAAGTVTLRLVLAAAVLLLIWRPSLRVDARTWLVVAGYGLVLGAMNLTFYQAIKHIPLGAAVTIEFLGPLAVAVLGSRRWLDGAWALLAAAGVLLLTRVDGGLALPGVLFALCAAACWAGYILMAAALGSRTSDGGGLALAMVFGAVLALPFGVAEAGTALLDPAVLVVGGAVALLSSVVPYSLELEALRRIPPRVFGILMSLEPAVAALAGLVVLHEALHPAQWAAVFCVVLASVGATRTARPEG
- a CDS encoding pyrimidine reductase family protein, with protein sequence MLWPPRGDGITDADLERLYAYPDDLDRPFVQVNFVSSVDGAVSVDGRSGGLGNAADKKVFALGRDLCDVVLVGAGTARAEGYRGVRATEVRAERRSRLGLSPVPPIAVVTARCSIEPSSPLVADTAVPTIVLTAGSAPRERRDALADAGADVVVAGDGSVDPAAALRALDERGLRRVDCEGGPGLFGSLIAADLVDVLCVTFSPLLVGGDAGRIAHGPLPEAPRSLELASVLHADSALLLRYRRA
- a CDS encoding DUF3040 domain-containing protein, which translates into the protein MSEAERRTLSEIESRLMVEEPALATALVAGKARHPVLSHALVAVFAGLGVLLLTLGSFGPALASLGFGALLLLMKGYSWR
- a CDS encoding ABC-F family ATP-binding cassette domain-containing protein, producing MGFLDANGLAFRLPDGRELFRDVSFKVGGTDVVALVGANGVGKTTLLRILSGELDPTAGSVRVQGGLGVMPQFVGSVRDASLVRDLLLAASPAPLRAAAAELDAVELAMMETDDEPTQMRYADALTAWGEVGGYDAEVLWDTVTVAALGVPFDRARFREVRTLSGGEQKRLVLEALLRGPEQVLLLDEPDNYLDVPGKRWLEERLRSAGKAVLLVSHDRELLNVAATQVVTVEAHSAWTHAGSFGTWHAARTARIARLAEQHRRWDEEHERLRDLVRTLQVQARISEVMAAKYRVQKAKLERFEEAGPPPELPADEKVAPRLRGGRTAVRAITCEDLELTGLMKPFSTEVFFADRVAVLGSNGSGKSHFLRLLGGGDVAHTGVFRLGARVVPGLFAQTHQHPEWIGRTLVDVLWHGEGGRKGLDRGAAMAVLSRYGLGKQGDQRFETLSGGQQARFQVLLLELSGATLLLLDEPTDNLDLNSAEALQNALEEFTGTVVAVTHDRWFARTFDRFLLFRSDGEVVEVDEPVWDEARVARTR
- the zapE gene encoding cell division protein ZapE, with product MSAPPRLSDRTPHVEADELVGAMVPPPRFGGVRFDTYLPNPDEPSQAAAVTACREFAERVSGGGDRGWLGSLFKRSQPDDAKPGLYLDGGFGVGKTHLLASIWHAVPGPKAYGTFVELTNLVGALGFPETVARLSGHRLLAIDEFELDDPGDTMLVTRLIKELTAAGVSIAATSNTLPDKLGEGRFAAADFLREIQSMSARFTVVRVDGPDYRHRGLPDAPPPMSDDDLVAKSEGTPGSTLDDFADLCAALAKIHPSSYGRLVDGVTAVHLRGVRPAPDQAVALRLVALGDRLYDRDIPVAVSGEPLSELFTAEMLRGGYRKKYLRAVSRLVALSR